Within Desulfobacter sp., the genomic segment TTGTCTGCCAGGCCGCCGATGACCTGGACAAGCCCATTCCGGACATCCCCAAGACCCTCATCGAAACCATGGAAACCTATCCCTTTAAGGGTAATATCAGGGAATTGAAGTCCATGGTCCATGATGCCCTCTCCCGGCATGAAAGCGGTGCCATCACCGCAGACCTGTTCAAGGGGCTGGTCGCCGCCGCCGGTCAGGAAGCCCGGGAGGGCGTGGACCAGGACGATCTGCCTCTTCCCACCCTGAAGCAGGCCTCCGCCGAGTTGGTGGAAAAGGCCATGGCCCAGACAGGGGGCAAACAGGCCGCTGCGGCCAAAATTCTGGGAATTTCACAGCAGGCCCTGTCCAAACGCCTCCAGAAACTCCGCCAAAACCAGTAGATTCCCTACAACTTTTTTTGTATCCACAACTTTTTTTGTAGATTTTTCTTTGTCCTTAGTTTTTCCCAGCATTCCTTCGGGAAGATTCACATCTCCACAACTTTTGTTGTAAACAGGGTGGGCTGTAATATTTATTTGTTTGGGTGTATTCTCTTTTAAATCAATAGGTTGAATGAATTTCAGCCTGCCGGCACGCTGATTGCTATTATAGTTGCTGAATGGGAATCATTTGTTTCATGGGAATCAGGCAGGCAACCAAATTTTAAAGGAGAAGGCAGATGAAAGAAATCAAAAACCTCGGTTGGCGGGTCACTTTTGCCGGGCTGGGAATCAATCTGGCCCTGGGAATTCTTTACACCTGGAGTATTTTCAAGATGGCCATCAAGGAATCCATTGAGGCCGGCGACGGGGTATTCAACTGGAGCCTTGCCTCACTGAACGATCCCTATGCGGTCTGTTGCCTGGTCTTCGCCTTTGCCATGATATTCGCCGGACGGGTTCAGGACAGGACCAGTCCCCGGGTTACAGCGGTCCTCGGCGGCCTTCTCACCGGTTCCGGACTGATTCTCATTGCCTTCTCCACATCATGGGTTATCTGGATCATCGGCTTCGGCATCCTCATGGGACTGGGGCTGGGGTTCGGCTATGCCTCGGCCACGCCGCCGGCAATCAAATGGTTTCCACCGGCCAAAACCGGCATGATCGCCGGCATCGTGGTGGCCGGGTTCGGTCTGGCCTCAGTCTATATTGCCCCCCTGGGCACCTACCTGATCGGCAGATTCGGCCTGAGCCAGGCCATGATGATTTTCGGTGTGGCCTTCCTTTTGGTGGTTTCCGTTCTGGCCCAGTTTCTGGTCAATCCTCCCGAGGGATATGTCCACCCCGATGCCCAGCCGTCTGCGGCCTCGGCAGCGGCACCTGCCGGCATCGATTTTTCCCCGGGCGAAATGATGAAAACCCCCTCTTTTTATAAACTCTGGATTATGTTTTGCGTGGCTTCCGGCGCAGGGCTGATGATCATTGGCGGCGTGGCAGGTATGGCAAAAGCGGGGATGGGCTCCCTGGCTTGGTTGGTGGTTGCCCTCATGGCCGTGGGCAACGCGTCCGGCCGTGTGGTGGCGGGCATCTTGTCCGACAAAATCGGGCGGACCAACACCTTGTTTATCATGCTTGTTTTCCAGGCCTTAGTGATCTTTTCCCTGCTTTTCATTACCCCCGGCCAGGTCGTCCTTCTTGTGCTGGCAGCCACCTTCATCGGGTTTAACTACGGGAGCAACCTCTCCCTATTTCCCTCGGCCACCAAAGATTATTTCGGCCTTAAGAACTTTGGCGTCAACTACGGCCTGGTCTTCTCCGCCTGGGGCGTGGGCGGTTTTATTTTCCCCCGGGTGTCCCAGATGATCGTGGCCTATACCAACAGTCCGAGAATGGCATACATTTTAGCGGCGTGCCTGCTTCTGGCAGGGGCTGTCCTGGCCCTGGTTACCAAGGCACCGGCCCCGGCTGTGGAAGACGAGAAAACCCTTATCGGCGTCCCTGTCTCTGAAAAAATCAGATAATTGAAATTGAATACAGGAGTGTCACGACTGAAATTGAATGAATCACAATTGATAATACCAGAAAGGAGACCCTTATGAGTGAATTCAAGTTCCATGCACCCGATCAGTTCCGTGAAAATGCCTGGATTAAAACCATGGAGGAATACAAGGCCATGTACCGGGAGTCCATTGACGATCCCGAAGGCTTCTGGGGCAGAATCGCCGAAGAATTCTATTGGGAAAAGAAGTGGGACAAGGTCAGGGATTTTAATTACAGCCTTTCCAAGGGCCCGGTCTCCATTAAATGGTTTGAAAACGCCAAAACCAATATCACCTATAACTGCCTGGACCGCCACCTGGACACCCGGGGCGACCAGACCGCCCTGATCTGGGAAGGAAACAACGTGGGCGAGGATCTGGAGATCACCTATAAACAGCTCCATGAAAAGGTCTGCTGTTTTGCCAATGCCCTGAAGGAAAGGGGGGTGGGCAAGGGGGACCGGGTGGCCATTTACATGCCCATGATCCCGGAACTGGCCGTGACCATGTTGGCCTGCGCCCGGATCGGGGCCATCCATTCCATTGTTTTCGGCGGTTTTTCCGCCGAGGCCTTGGCCAACCGGATTCTGGATTCCTTCTGCAAGGTTCTGGTCACCACCGACGGGGTCATGCGAGGGGCCAAGGCAGTTCCCCTGAAGGGCAATGCCGATGCGGCCCTGGCCATGTGCGAAGATAAGGGTCACCGTGTTGAAACCTGTTTTGTGGTGCGCAGGACCAATTCTGAGATTGAAATGTATCCGGACAGGGATCTGTGGTGGCATGAGGCGGCAAATGCCCAGAAACCGGACTGCCCCGTGGAATGGATGGATGCCGAAGATCCCCTGTTCATCCTCTACACCTCCGGCTCCACCGGAACGCCCAAGGGCGTCCAGCACAACGTGGGCGGGTACATGGTCTACACCGGCACCACCTTCAAGTATATTTTTGATTACCATGACGGCGACATTTACTGGTGTACAGCGGATATCGGCTGGGTGACCGGCCATTCCTATATTGTCTACGGGCCCCTTTCCCAGGGGGCAACCTCACTGATGTTCGAAGGGGTGCCCACTTATCCGGATCCGGGCAGGTTCTGGGCCACGGTGGACAAATGGAAGGTCAACCAATTCTACACCGCTCCCACAGCTATCCGGGCACTGATGGCCCAGGGCGAGGAATGGG encodes:
- a CDS encoding OFA family MFS transporter, which encodes MKEIKNLGWRVTFAGLGINLALGILYTWSIFKMAIKESIEAGDGVFNWSLASLNDPYAVCCLVFAFAMIFAGRVQDRTSPRVTAVLGGLLTGSGLILIAFSTSWVIWIIGFGILMGLGLGFGYASATPPAIKWFPPAKTGMIAGIVVAGFGLASVYIAPLGTYLIGRFGLSQAMMIFGVAFLLVVSVLAQFLVNPPEGYVHPDAQPSAASAAAPAGIDFSPGEMMKTPSFYKLWIMFCVASGAGLMIIGGVAGMAKAGMGSLAWLVVALMAVGNASGRVVAGILSDKIGRTNTLFIMLVFQALVIFSLLFITPGQVVLLVLAATFIGFNYGSNLSLFPSATKDYFGLKNFGVNYGLVFSAWGVGGFIFPRVSQMIVAYTNSPRMAYILAACLLLAGAVLALVTKAPAPAVEDEKTLIGVPVSEKIR
- the acs gene encoding acetate--CoA ligase encodes the protein MSEFKFHAPDQFRENAWIKTMEEYKAMYRESIDDPEGFWGRIAEEFYWEKKWDKVRDFNYSLSKGPVSIKWFENAKTNITYNCLDRHLDTRGDQTALIWEGNNVGEDLEITYKQLHEKVCCFANALKERGVGKGDRVAIYMPMIPELAVTMLACARIGAIHSIVFGGFSAEALANRILDSFCKVLVTTDGVMRGAKAVPLKGNADAALAMCEDKGHRVETCFVVRRTNSEIEMYPDRDLWWHEAANAQKPDCPVEWMDAEDPLFILYTSGSTGTPKGVQHNVGGYMVYTGTTFKYIFDYHDGDIYWCTADIGWVTGHSYIVYGPLSQGATSLMFEGVPTYPDPGRFWATVDKWKVNQFYTAPTAIRALMAQGEEWVEKYDLSSLRLLGTVGEPINPEAWRWYHKHVGKEKCPIVDTWWQTETGGIMISPIPYAIDQKPGSATLPFFSVNPVLLNEEGRELQGACDGILALKEPWPGQMRTVYNNHERFEKVYFQMFDGYYFAGDGCRRDEDGYFWITGRVDDVINVSGHRMGTAEVESALVSHGEVAEAAVIGFPHDIKGQGIYAFVTLNVSSAPSDELMAELKQHVRKEIGPIATPDIINFAPALPKTRSGKIMRRILRKIATNEFDQLGDISTLADPSVVDNIIGSHKELTK